The following proteins are encoded in a genomic region of Ornithinibacillus sp. 4-3:
- a CDS encoding DEAD/DEAH box helicase yields the protein MTTNTFKAFALGEKMIDITQALHFKKPTEIQEKVIPAILKGKSVIGQSHTGSGKTHAFLLPLFNKLDETKQEVQFVITLPTRELAQQVYDEVRNMIQLAEKEEVWSTKLLVGGTDKLKMAEQLKRPPHIIVGTPGRILDHVKDGSLSIYSAHAFVVDEADLMLDLGFIEEVDQLLVRCKRDIQLLAFSATIPVRLEHFFRKYMDNPLHVIIKGHLSPETMEHRLIAIKHRDKAKIIKELSKAFNPFLAIIFTNGKEQANKLANALLENGLEVGLIHGGLSPRERKRALNDILNLRYQYVVATDLASRGIDIKGVSHVINADLPKEEGFYVHRVGRTARAGLEGTAISLYDEEDIKLIKQLEDKGIEFIYCDVKNGEFVQAAPWNKRELRKKDKSTSIDQEAWKHVRKPKKVKPGYKKKMKFEQEAIKKQLLKKNKRKK from the coding sequence ATGACAACTAATACATTTAAAGCTTTTGCTTTAGGAGAAAAGATGATTGATATAACACAGGCGTTGCATTTTAAAAAGCCTACGGAAATTCAAGAAAAAGTAATCCCTGCAATTTTAAAAGGAAAAAGTGTTATTGGACAATCGCATACAGGCTCTGGAAAAACACATGCTTTTTTATTACCTTTGTTTAATAAGTTGGATGAAACTAAACAAGAAGTACAATTTGTTATTACTTTACCAACTCGTGAACTTGCTCAGCAAGTATATGATGAGGTAAGAAATATGATTCAATTAGCCGAAAAAGAAGAAGTTTGGTCAACTAAGCTGTTAGTAGGCGGAACAGATAAATTGAAAATGGCTGAGCAATTAAAAAGACCTCCACATATTATTGTAGGCACACCTGGGAGAATCCTAGACCATGTTAAGGACGGCTCTTTATCCATATATTCAGCTCATGCTTTTGTAGTGGATGAAGCTGATTTAATGCTAGATTTAGGCTTTATTGAAGAGGTTGACCAATTATTGGTACGTTGTAAGCGTGATATCCAATTATTAGCGTTTTCTGCAACTATTCCGGTAAGATTAGAACACTTTTTTAGAAAGTATATGGATAATCCGCTTCATGTAATCATTAAAGGACATTTATCACCAGAAACAATGGAACATCGCTTGATTGCAATAAAACATCGAGATAAAGCAAAAATAATCAAAGAGTTATCAAAAGCTTTTAATCCATTTTTAGCAATCATTTTCACAAATGGAAAAGAGCAAGCAAATAAGCTAGCTAATGCTTTATTAGAAAATGGTTTAGAGGTCGGCTTAATCCATGGTGGATTATCTCCTCGTGAAAGAAAACGAGCATTAAATGATATTTTAAATTTACGTTATCAATATGTAGTGGCAACAGACTTAGCTTCTAGAGGAATTGACATTAAGGGAGTAAGTCATGTAATTAATGCTGATTTACCAAAGGAAGAGGGATTTTATGTCCACCGAGTTGGTAGAACAGCAAGAGCAGGATTAGAAGGTACTGCTATTAGCTTATATGATGAAGAAGATATTAAATTAATTAAACAGCTAGAGGATAAAGGGATAGAATTTATCTACTGTGATGTGAAAAATGGAGAATTTGTCCAGGCAGCTCCGTGGAATAAACGGGAATTAAGAAAGAAAGATAAAAGCACGTCTATTGATCAAGAAGCATGGAAGCACGTTCGAAAACCAAAGAAAGTAAAACCAGGCTATAAA
- a CDS encoding Nif3-like dinuclear metal center hexameric protein, giving the protein MGKWTNKKVFDLMEKWAPLNLAYDWDNVGLQVGSANKEVKKVMITLDVLESVVDEAITEKVDLIIAHHPMLFKALKKIDTNTPKGRVLEKLIKHDITVYAAHTNLDIAADGVNDMLLDQLKLTKTANLQDTDEKKLYKLAVFIPEDYVDEVSEALAQAGAGHIGNYSNCTFQTEGTGTFKPLEGTKPFIGEQNQIERVEEMKVEVIVSEEKIQQVIHVLLEAHPYEEVAYDVYLLANKDETPLGIGRVGSLNQAVTFQEFIQQVKENLGLANVRVTGNLDKKVKKVAILGGSGEKYIHQALRMGADVYVTGDMTFHMAQDAMELGLCVIDAGHYIEQIMKEVVQEKLAEQLADSAIEVIISKENTNPFHYM; this is encoded by the coding sequence ATGGGGAAATGGACGAATAAAAAAGTATTTGATTTGATGGAAAAATGGGCTCCACTAAATTTAGCGTATGATTGGGATAATGTTGGCTTACAAGTCGGCTCAGCTAATAAAGAGGTAAAAAAAGTTATGATAACCTTGGATGTACTGGAATCCGTTGTGGATGAAGCCATTACAGAAAAGGTTGATTTAATCATCGCACATCACCCTATGCTATTTAAAGCATTAAAAAAAATAGATACGAACACACCAAAGGGCAGAGTTTTAGAAAAGCTAATTAAGCATGATATTACAGTCTATGCTGCACATACGAATTTAGATATCGCAGCTGACGGTGTGAATGATATGCTACTAGATCAATTAAAGCTTACAAAAACAGCTAATTTGCAAGATACAGATGAGAAGAAATTATATAAATTGGCAGTTTTTATTCCCGAGGATTATGTGGATGAAGTAAGTGAAGCCTTAGCGCAGGCTGGTGCTGGACATATTGGAAATTACAGCAATTGTACTTTTCAAACAGAAGGAACAGGAACATTCAAGCCATTAGAGGGTACAAAGCCGTTTATTGGTGAGCAAAACCAGATCGAGCGAGTAGAAGAAATGAAGGTAGAAGTTATTGTTTCTGAAGAGAAAATCCAGCAAGTGATCCATGTGTTATTAGAAGCACATCCATATGAAGAGGTTGCATATGATGTTTATTTGCTTGCTAATAAAGATGAGACACCTTTAGGTATAGGTAGAGTTGGCAGCTTAAATCAAGCTGTTACGTTTCAGGAGTTTATCCAGCAAGTGAAAGAAAATTTAGGATTAGCAAATGTACGTGTAACAGGTAATCTCGATAAAAAAGTGAAAAAGGTAGCTATTCTTGGCGGAAGCGGTGAAAAATATATTCATCAAGCATTGAGAATGGGTGCAGATGTATATGTGACTGGTGACATGACTTTCCATATGGCTCAAGATGCAATGGAATTAGGTTTATGTGTTATCGATGCAGGGCATTATATTGAACAAATTATGAAAGAAGTTGTTCAAGAAAAATTGGCTGAGCAATTAGCAGATTCAGCTATTGAAGTAATTATTTCTAAGGAAAATACAAACCCGTTTCATTATATGTAG
- a CDS encoding tRNA (adenine(22)-N(1))-methyltransferase TrmK — protein sequence MNQTNNLSNRLMKIATYLPKGSFFADIGSDHAYLPCYVCELDPTARAIAGEVNLGPYESAQTNIKSNQLEERIDVRLGDGLAVIHDGEVTEIVIAGMGGSLIKQILDQGHNKLSKVRRIIAQPNIAAPIVRSWFYDHDYVISEEAIIDENNHIYEIIVADKKTDPTPYTLSEKELFFGPWLLKEKSAAFIKKWKHEKNKYYRIIEQMKAGTEVSKEKIAAFETELAWIEEVLSDGEMDE from the coding sequence GTGAATCAAACGAATAATTTATCTAATAGATTAATGAAAATAGCGACCTATTTACCAAAAGGCAGTTTTTTTGCAGATATTGGTTCTGACCATGCATATTTACCATGTTATGTTTGTGAACTCGATCCTACTGCAAGAGCAATTGCTGGTGAGGTAAATCTTGGTCCATATGAAAGTGCTCAAACGAATATTAAATCCAATCAGTTAGAGGAGCGGATTGATGTACGTTTAGGGGATGGATTAGCAGTTATCCATGATGGGGAAGTTACTGAAATTGTTATTGCCGGGATGGGTGGAAGCCTAATCAAGCAAATATTAGATCAAGGACATAACAAACTATCTAAGGTTAGAAGAATTATTGCACAGCCCAATATAGCAGCGCCTATTGTAAGAAGCTGGTTTTATGATCATGATTATGTAATTTCTGAAGAAGCTATTATTGATGAGAATAACCATATTTATGAGATTATAGTTGCTGATAAAAAAACAGATCCTACTCCTTATACATTAAGTGAGAAAGAGTTATTTTTTGGACCATGGCTTTTAAAAGAGAAATCCGCAGCCTTTATAAAAAAATGGAAGCATGAAAAAAATAAATATTATAGAATCATTGAACAAATGAAGGCTGGTACGGAAGTGAGTAAGGAAAAAATAGCTGCCTTTGAAACAGAGTTAGCATGGATAGAGGAGGTTTTAAGCGATGGGGAAATGGACGAATAA
- the cccA gene encoding cytochrome c550 — protein sequence MSKNPVVPYAIIAILGIALVIILSYVGVNQREAIQNPEENADAAEETHDPEEIYQSSCAACHGGDLTGPPDLTAIGSKYSAEEIQDIINNGRGAMPPGQATPPQAEILADWLVENYK from the coding sequence ATGAGCAAAAACCCAGTAGTCCCATATGCGATTATTGCCATTTTAGGGATAGCATTGGTAATTATTTTATCTTACGTAGGCGTAAATCAACGTGAAGCAATCCAAAATCCAGAAGAAAATGCTGATGCAGCAGAAGAAACACATGACCCAGAAGAGATTTACCAGAGCTCTTGTGCAGCATGTCATGGTGGAGACTTAACTGGACCACCTGATTTAACGGCAATTGGAAGCAAATACTCAGCAGAAGAAATTCAGGATATTATTAACAATGGTAGAGGTGCAATGCCTCCTGGACAAGCAACTCCGCCACAAGCTGAAATTTTAGCTGACTGGCTAGTAGAAAATTACAAATAA
- the rpoD gene encoding RNA polymerase sigma factor RpoD codes for MSDNKTSQTIDNNQLLEQAKEQLVEAGKKRGVLAFEEVADQLSNFAIEPDQMDEFYEYLADQGVEVIGDADVDVDPDVKEIEKEEDTPLDDDLSIPLGVKINDPVRMYLKEIGRVNLLTAGEEVNLAKRIKEGDEEASRQLAEANLRLVVSIAKRYVGRGMLFLDLIQEGNMGLIKAVEKFDHTKGFKFSTYATWWIRQAITRAIADQARTIRIPVHMVETINKLIRIQRQLLQDLGREPTPEEIGEEMELSPEKVRDILKIAQEPVSLETPIGEEDDSHLGDFIEDQEAVSPSDHAAYELLKEQLEDVLDTLTDREENVLRLRFGLDDGRTRTLEEVGKVFGVTRERIRQIEAKALRKLRHPSRSKQLKDFLD; via the coding sequence ATGTCAGACAATAAAACTTCACAAACAATTGATAATAATCAATTATTAGAACAAGCTAAAGAGCAGTTGGTAGAAGCTGGGAAAAAGCGTGGAGTATTAGCGTTTGAAGAAGTTGCTGATCAACTATCAAATTTTGCTATCGAGCCAGATCAAATGGATGAATTTTATGAGTACCTAGCAGATCAAGGTGTCGAAGTTATTGGAGATGCTGACGTAGATGTTGACCCAGATGTTAAAGAGATTGAGAAGGAAGAGGATACGCCTTTAGATGACGATCTAAGTATCCCATTAGGCGTAAAGATTAACGACCCAGTTCGTATGTATCTAAAAGAAATAGGTCGAGTGAATCTTCTTACTGCTGGAGAAGAAGTTAATTTAGCAAAACGAATTAAAGAGGGCGATGAAGAGGCAAGTCGTCAGCTTGCAGAAGCTAATTTACGTCTTGTTGTAAGTATTGCTAAACGTTATGTTGGTCGTGGTATGTTATTCCTTGATTTAATTCAAGAAGGAAACATGGGACTAATCAAAGCTGTTGAGAAATTTGACCATACAAAGGGCTTTAAATTTAGTACGTACGCAACATGGTGGATTCGCCAAGCTATTACTCGTGCGATTGCCGATCAAGCAAGAACGATAAGGATTCCAGTGCATATGGTGGAAACCATTAATAAGTTAATTCGTATTCAAAGACAGCTCCTTCAAGATCTAGGACGCGAACCAACACCGGAGGAAATTGGTGAAGAAATGGAATTATCTCCTGAAAAAGTTCGTGACATTTTAAAAATTGCACAAGAACCTGTTTCTTTAGAAACACCGATTGGAGAAGAGGATGATTCACATCTTGGCGACTTTATAGAAGATCAAGAAGCTGTTTCTCCATCTGATCATGCGGCATATGAACTTCTAAAAGAACAATTAGAAGATGTTTTGGATACATTGACGGATCGTGAAGAAAATGTGTTGCGACTTCGTTTTGGTTTAGATGATGGAAGAACGAGAACACTTGAAGAAGTAGGAAAAGTATTTGGCGTAACACGTGAAAGAATTCGACAAATTGAAGCAAAAGCGTTAAGAAAGCTTAGACACCCTAGTCGTAGTAAACAATTAAAAGATTTCTTGGATTGA
- the dnaG gene encoding DNA primase — translation MNNRIPDEVVEKVRKANDIVDVVGNYVQLKKQGRNYFGLCPFHGEKTPSFSVTQDKQIYYCFGCKKGGNVISFLMELEGYSFYEALNFLAEKGGIDLSDAGIREPTSNVSEESQQLLSVYEWLTKLYQHILKYTEEGKQGYNYFQQRGITDESIQTFQLGYAPNIKNFTADFLTKKGFHQQLLVKAGLLGIQDDQTAYDRFSGRIIFPIRNHLGKIVAFGGRTITDEKPKYLNSSESDLFHKSRILYNFDLAKKHIRKANEVILLEGQMDVISAYQAEIGHVVATLGTALSESQAQLIRRYVDTAVICYDSDFAGLEASYRAALLLRTAGCHVKIANLPENLDPDQYIKTYGSEDFLNKIIKNSDTFINFYMRYIKRNYNLQIESDRITYIQEILKEIAKIESTVEREHYIRDLSNEFQLSMDSMLDEIHKIRQNAQFTEDKRAKNRYTNKASSKQLTNQLYPAFQNAERQLLAYMLQNKGIAERVQKDLAGNFNIEVHKIIATHLYAFYEEATAPDVSGYLDKLDDEQLKQLVIELSMISIREDIDEQEIRDLIKMIQNHAEENTSLHELYLQQKQAEQENDPIRAAQIAMQIIAIKKQFNNR, via the coding sequence ATGAATAACCGAATTCCTGATGAAGTGGTTGAGAAAGTTCGTAAGGCAAATGACATCGTTGATGTGGTTGGAAATTATGTTCAGCTTAAGAAGCAAGGTAGAAATTACTTTGGCCTATGTCCATTTCATGGAGAAAAAACACCTTCATTTTCTGTCACACAAGACAAACAGATATATTATTGTTTTGGGTGTAAAAAAGGCGGAAATGTTATAAGTTTCTTAATGGAACTTGAAGGATACTCATTTTATGAGGCATTAAATTTCCTTGCTGAGAAAGGTGGTATTGACTTATCGGATGCTGGAATAAGGGAGCCGACTTCTAATGTTTCAGAAGAAAGTCAACAACTTTTATCTGTGTATGAGTGGTTAACTAAATTGTATCAACATATTTTAAAATACACAGAAGAGGGTAAACAAGGTTATAACTATTTTCAGCAAAGAGGAATCACAGATGAAAGTATTCAAACATTCCAATTGGGATATGCTCCAAATATTAAAAACTTTACTGCTGACTTTTTAACAAAGAAAGGATTTCATCAACAACTACTTGTAAAAGCAGGGTTACTTGGTATTCAAGATGACCAAACAGCCTATGACCGATTTAGTGGTAGGATTATTTTTCCAATCCGTAATCATCTTGGAAAAATTGTTGCTTTTGGTGGGAGAACTATTACAGATGAGAAACCTAAATACTTAAATAGTTCGGAAAGCGATTTGTTTCATAAAAGTAGAATATTATATAATTTCGACTTAGCAAAAAAACATATTCGCAAAGCAAATGAAGTTATTTTATTAGAAGGACAAATGGACGTTATCTCAGCATATCAAGCAGAAATTGGACATGTTGTGGCAACATTAGGGACTGCACTCTCTGAAAGTCAAGCTCAGTTAATACGAAGATATGTAGATACAGCAGTAATTTGTTATGATTCTGATTTTGCAGGTTTAGAAGCAAGCTATCGTGCAGCATTGTTATTACGTACAGCTGGGTGTCATGTAAAAATAGCAAACTTACCTGAAAATTTGGATCCAGATCAGTATATTAAAACATATGGATCCGAAGACTTTTTAAATAAAATTATTAAAAATAGTGATACGTTTATAAATTTTTACATGCGTTATATAAAAAGGAATTATAATTTGCAAATAGAAAGTGATCGTATCACATATATTCAAGAGATATTAAAAGAAATTGCCAAAATTGAAAGCACAGTAGAAAGAGAACATTATATTCGTGATTTAAGTAATGAATTTCAATTATCAATGGACTCTATGTTAGATGAAATTCATAAAATCCGACAGAATGCGCAATTTACTGAGGATAAGAGAGCAAAGAACAGATATACTAATAAGGCAAGTTCAAAACAGTTGACAAATCAATTGTATCCTGCATTTCAAAATGCAGAAAGACAATTACTTGCATATATGTTGCAAAATAAGGGAATTGCTGAACGTGTACAAAAAGATTTAGCTGGTAATTTTAATATTGAAGTGCATAAAATTATTGCAACTCACTTATATGCCTTTTACGAAGAAGCAACAGCTCCTGATGTAAGTGGTTATTTAGATAAATTAGATGATGAGCAATTAAAACAGCTTGTTATTGAATTATCAATGATTTCAATACGTGAGGACATTGATGAACAAGAAATTCGTGATTTAATAAAAATGATTCAAAATCATGCAGAAGAAAACACTTCATTACACGAGTTATATCTGCAGCAAAAGCAAGCAGAGCAAGAGAATGATCCGATAAGAGCCGCACAAATAGCAATGCAAATTATTGCTATAAAGAAGCAGTTTAATAATCGATAA
- a CDS encoding pyruvate, water dikinase regulatory protein, with protein sequence MNRQIEVYVLSDSVGETAELVTKAGLSQFQGEDYIIHRIPYICDYHTIDDTLRMMEGKDNTILGFTFVDPDLRKYLNDKAEQYNIATMDIMGPILTTMEQVFKRPPLKKPGLVHALDDDYFKRIEAMEFAVKYDDGRDSRGITRADIVLIGLSRTSKTPLSQYLALKRYKVANVPIVPEVDPPEELFRIDPKKCIGLRINPEKLNEIRKERLKALGLGNQAIYANKHRINEEIIYFNELVEKIGCEVIDVSYKAVEETANIIIQMMKNVHN encoded by the coding sequence ATGAATAGACAAATCGAAGTATATGTCTTATCTGATTCTGTTGGAGAAACAGCTGAACTTGTTACCAAAGCAGGTCTAAGCCAGTTTCAAGGCGAAGATTATATTATTCATCGTATTCCCTATATCTGTGATTATCATACTATTGATGATACGCTGAGAATGATGGAAGGTAAGGATAATACTATCCTAGGTTTTACCTTTGTTGATCCTGATTTACGTAAGTATTTAAATGATAAAGCAGAGCAATATAATATTGCTACAATGGACATTATGGGGCCGATATTGACAACGATGGAACAAGTTTTTAAACGTCCACCGTTAAAAAAACCAGGACTTGTTCATGCATTAGATGATGATTATTTTAAGCGGATTGAAGCTATGGAATTTGCTGTAAAGTACGATGATGGAAGAGATTCACGTGGCATAACAAGGGCAGATATTGTGCTAATCGGATTATCTCGAACCTCAAAGACGCCACTTTCTCAATATTTAGCTTTGAAACGATATAAAGTAGCCAATGTTCCTATTGTGCCAGAGGTTGATCCTCCTGAAGAGCTATTTCGTATTGATCCAAAAAAATGTATAGGATTACGAATTAATCCTGAGAAATTAAATGAGATCAGAAAAGAAAGATTAAAAGCACTTGGTCTTGGTAATCAGGCAATATATGCGAATAAACACAGAATAAATGAAGAGATTATTTATTTTAATGAACTTGTTGAAAAAATCGGTTGTGAAGTAATCGATGTTTCCTATAAGGCAGTAGAAGAAACTGCTAATATAATTATTCAAATGATGAAAAATGTTCATAATTAA
- a CDS encoding helix-turn-helix transcriptional regulator yields the protein MDLSVRQEKIIAIVKSDGPITGEKIAGKLNLARATLRPDLAILTMAGYLEARPRVGYFYSGKSGSELLTEKIKKYKVNEYKSVPVVIRENMTAYDAVSTFFLEDVGTIFVVDEHSCLIGVLSRKDLLRACLGNQDLNTMPVHIIMTRMPNITICTGEDLLIDAAKKLITRQIDGLPVVKKTEFGLEVVGRITKTTITKVFVELVTNDEL from the coding sequence GTGGATTTATCAGTACGGCAGGAAAAAATAATTGCTATTGTAAAAAGTGATGGACCAATAACAGGAGAAAAAATTGCAGGAAAGCTTAATTTAGCAAGAGCAACATTAAGACCAGATTTAGCAATCTTAACAATGGCTGGCTATTTAGAAGCAAGACCACGAGTTGGTTATTTTTATTCAGGAAAATCGGGTTCAGAGTTACTAACAGAGAAGATAAAAAAGTATAAGGTAAATGAATATAAATCTGTGCCAGTAGTTATTAGAGAGAACATGACAGCATACGATGCTGTTTCTACTTTCTTTCTAGAGGATGTAGGGACTATATTTGTTGTGGATGAACATAGCTGTTTAATAGGTGTGCTTTCTAGGAAGGATTTATTAAGAGCTTGTTTAGGTAATCAAGATTTAAATACGATGCCAGTGCATATTATTATGACACGCATGCCAAATATTACCATTTGCACAGGAGAAGATTTGCTTATTGATGCTGCCAAAAAATTAATAACAAGGCAGATAGATGGACTTCCTGTTGTGAAGAAAACGGAATTTGGACTAGAAGTGGTAGGGCGAATTACTAAAACTACGATTACAAAAGTATTTGTAGAATTGGTAACAAACGACGAACTATAG